The Eremothecium cymbalariae DBVPG#7215 chromosome 8, complete sequence genome has a window encoding:
- the LRP1 gene encoding Lrp1p (similar to Ashbya gossypii ADR297W), translating to MEHINKIKPFIVHLNRQLKDLEPEIKKLTNQPLDDQLLSLTDEKERLKLSNKYAYVLSSLLFVYMKVLNVKDMTPIMAELSRVKSYMDKVKQLDLNQSEKESAAQEQQERAKTIIGSALGEIRSDAAISKVHFLGKHTKFENKRDQDELAKKVMSRLKQANKTKESTGKVSKRNK from the coding sequence AGATAAAACCATTTATTGTACATCTGAACAGACAGCTCAAGGATTTAGAGCcagaaattaaaaaactaACCAACCAACCTCTTGATGATCAACTTCTCTCTTTGACAGATGAGAAGGAAAGGTTGAAGctatcaaataaatatgcATATGTGTTGAGCTCGTTgctttttgtatatatgaAGGTTTTAAATGTCAAAGATATGACTCCTATCATGGCCGAGTTGTCCAGAGTGAAGAGCTACATGGATAAGGTTAAGCAGTTAGACTTGAATCAATCAGAGAAGGAAAGTGCAGCCCAAGAGCAACAAGAACGTGCCAAAACCATAATAGGCAGCGCATTAGGTGAAATAAGATCTGATGCGGCTATCAGTAAGGTCCATTTTCTAGGAAAGCATAccaaatttgaaaataaacGTGATCAAGACGAATTGGCCAAAAAAGTGATGAGTAGATTAAAACAAGCTAACAAAACGAAAGAGAGTACTGGGAAGGTCTCTAAAAGGAACAAATAG
- the UBX5 gene encoding DNA protein crosslink repair co-factor UBX5 (similar to Ashbya gossypii ADR298W) — MRSQEDVETFMGICGTSNSGLAKHFLEMAGGNMETAISLFFEHGGESQLKEGSARDVPGYGGIGTGDDELLANTLQQEAYHEESSYRPPDQARHEQLVDTQFFPGQYAGVGGMFQPLRGVRDMFDDSRPSGIFNQQLSDEQLGSESDNSDDYSYAEDRHRQYEYAEETVVEVDDDGNLREYTKIVRKPKAVSKEERMTLLFRPPFDMMSKVDLDHAKLSAREKKKWIMINIQAVDIFQCQMLNRDLWSDSKVKRLIKSNFVFLQYQYESRSAQSYVQFYDLNNRDDLPHIAILDPLTGERLKQWNRDVPKPDAFIKTVEEFLSDFSLDPAAANPTVKEPTPELDPTTLTEEQQVSLAIQESLNRPGDPSDAKDDNTEDDDGDGAAAGAVNENPQPSTPAGEDADLVLFQSIKPVSHLEPDNEPGVTTRIQIRTGDGKRIIRRFNAKQDTVKTIYEVIKSEMDDYRTARFLLTTHTRENLINKLDETISGAALENSSILLERITEG, encoded by the coding sequence ATGAGGTCTCAGGAAGATGTGGAGACTTTCATGGGTATCTGCGGGACTAGCAATAGCGGATTGGCTAAGCATTTCCTTGAAATGGCAGGTGGCAACATGGAGACGGCtatttctttgttctttgaGCACGGTGGAGAATCGCAATTAAAGGAGGGCAGTGCTCGGGATGTTCCTGGGTATGGTGGTATTGGCActggtgatgatgagctGCTGGCAAACACGTTACAGCAGGAAGCATACCACGAAGAAAGTAGCTATCGTCCTCCTGATCAGGCAAGGCATGAGCAGTTGGTAGATACACAGTTCTTTCCGGGGCAATATGCTGGTGTAGGGGGCATGTTCCAACCTCTACGGGGTGTACGTGATATGTTTGATGATAGTAGGCCCTCAGGTATTTTCAATCAGCAACTTTCTGATGAGCAGCTGGGCAGCGAAAGCGATAACAGTGATGACTATTCTTACGCTGAGGATAGGCATCGGCAATATGAGTATGCTGAAGAAACGGTTGTAgaggttgatgatgacggTAATCTTCGTGAATACACCAAGATAGTTCGCAAACCGAAGGCCGTGAGTAAAGAGGAAAGGATGACCTTGCTTTTCAGACCTCCATTCGATATGATGAGTAAAGTCGATTTGGACCATGCCAAATTATCTGCTCgtgaaaagaaaaaatggATCATGATCAATATCCAAGCTGtggatatatttcaatGCCAGATGTTAAATAGAGACTTGTGGTCTGATTCCAAGGTGAAGAGGTTGATTAAATCAAATTTTGTGTTTTTACAATATCAATATGAATCGCGTTCTGCTCAAAGCTACGTACAGTTCTATGACCTTAATAATAGAGATGATCTCCCACATATTGCCATTTTGGATCCATTGACAGGTGAAAGATTAAAACAATGGAATAGAGACGTCCCTAAACCTGACGCTTTTATAAAGACAGTCGAAGAGTTCCTTTCCGATTTTTCGTTAGATCCAGCTGCAGCTAACCCTACAGTTAAAGAACCTACCCCAGAACTAGACCCTACTACTCTGACTGAGGAACAACAAGTAAGTCTGGCTATCCAAGAGTCTTTGAATCGACCAGGAGATCCGTCAGACGCCAAAGATGACAATactgaagatgatgacggtGACGGCGCCGCTGCTGGTGCTGTCAACGAGAATCCGCAACCTTCAACACCAGCAGGTGAGGATGCGGATCTCGTACTATTTCAATCCATTAAACCTGTATCTCACTTGGAACCAGATAACGAACCAGGAGTGACTACTAGAATTCAGATTCGTACTGGCGATGGTAAGAGAATCATAAGAAGATTCAATGCTAAGCAAGACACAGTAAAGACAATATATGAAGTCATCAAATCTGAGATGGATGATTATAGAACCGCTCGGTTTTTATTGACTACACACACTAGGGAAAACTTGATCAACAAGTTAGATGAGACCATCAGTGGCGCTGCGTTGGAAAACAGTTCTATACTGTTAGAGAGGATTACAGAGGGGTAG
- the GPI8 gene encoding GPI-anchor transamidase (similar to Ashbya gossypii ADR299W), with the protein MKLQIIQSFALLLLTCFGKVWGDGSHTNNWAVLVSTSRFWFNYRHMANVLSMYRTVKRLGIPDSQIILMLSDDIACNSRNLFPGAVFNNADRAIDLYGQSVEVDYRGYEVTVENFIRLLTDRWDDVQPKSKRLMTDENSNIFIYITGHGGEDFLKFQDAEEISSYDIADAFAQMWEKKRYNEIFFMIDTCQANTMYSRCYSPNVLAVGSSELDESSYSHHSDVEIGVAVIDRFTYYTLEFMEQIKKNSTATLQDLFDYYTFEKVHSHVGVRKYLYERDTAEVLITDFFGNVQNIILDDEETTDAGAGIAGTQEQRNDILDFTIARNLSRTPETISKENPRVTQVVKSTEVNKDGALYQGSIESYNRSLVKAFGTLLLLSLSLSLYAQKENTSLDSYNTLYKAT; encoded by the coding sequence ATGAAGCTTCAAATCATTCAATCTTTTGCACTTTTGCTTCTTACATGCTTCGGGAAAGTTTGGGGGGATGGTTCGCATACCAATAATTGGGCAGTACTTGTGTCTACATCTCGTTTTTGGTTCAATTATAGACACATGGCTAATGTGTTAAGCATGTACCGTACGGTAAAAAGGCTTGGGATTCCTGATTCTCAGATTATATTGATGTTAAGTGATGATATTGCATGTAATTCTAGAAACCTGTTTCCTGGTGCGGTTTTTAACAACGCAGATCGAGCTATCGATTTGTATGGACAGTCAGTTGAGGTTGATTACAGAGGTTACGAGGTCACTGTTGAAAATTTCATTAGATTACTAACGGATAGGTGGGATGATGTGCAACCGAAGTCTAAACGGCTTATGACAGATGAAAActctaatatttttatatatatcacaGGTCATGGAGGCGAAGATTTCTTAAAGTTTCAAGATGCGGAAGAGATTTCGTCATATGATATCGCAGATGCGTTTGCACAAATGTGGGAGAAGAAGCGTTATAATGAGATTTTTTTCATGATAGATACGTGCCAGGCGAATACGATGTATTCCAGATGTTATTCACCCAATGTTCTAGCTGTTGGTTCAAGTGAGCTAGACGAAAGTTCTTATTCTCATCATTCAGATGTTGAAATTGGGGTAGCAGTCATTGATAGGTTTACCTATTATACACTAGAATTTATGGAACAAATTAAGAAGAATTCTACAGCAACCCTCCAGGATCTTTTTGATTACTACACATTTGAGAAGGTTCATTCACATGTCGGTGTTCggaaatatttatatgagAGAGACACTGCCGAAGTTTTAATAACAGATTTCTTTGGTAATGTGCAGAATATTATACTGGATGATGAGGAAACCACGGACGCAGGAGCTGGTATTGCAGGAACACAGGAACAGAGAAATGACATATTGGACTTCACTATCGCAAGGAACTTAAGTCGTACTCCAGAAACAATATCCAAAGAGAATCCAAGAGTGACGCAGGTGGTAAAAAGTACCGAAGTTAATAAAGATGGAGCATTATATCAAGGTTCTATCGAATCATATAATCGTTCTCTAGTAAAAGCATTTGGGACTTTATTGCTATTATCTCTAAGTCTATCACTATACGCTCAAAAGGAGAACACAAGCCTCGATTCTTATAATACACTGTATAAAGCTACTTAA
- the KSP1 gene encoding putative serine/threonine protein kinase KSP1 (similar to Ashbya gossypii ADR300C), whose translation MTLDYEIYKEGGLLKGRYQKLEDISEGSYGYVSLAKDTNLKKLVAVKYIFKSDDDDDETRNTNEKGDGSNNSSLERRQMLKRQRSLISERVRSRLSNHVCYEALYEVDVQNKIGKHNNITELFDYFDSYIIMEYCSGGDLYEAIRGGLVPRKTKQLTHLLNQIMDAVDYVHSKGIYHRDIKPENILIADSNWTIKLTDWGLATTDRMSTNRNVGSERYMAPELFESNLDYDERDDPYDCSKVDIWSIGVVLLNMVFHKNPFSVANQTDKSFCYFAANREALFDVFPTMTYDLFQLLRHCLTIDPTNRYLQGMREELSRLGEYTLDDEYYNTLYDEGGVASEEEDAYSATSRFHEGDATNVTNTPISDADLPLAPVTAGSVPAITVEQITPAQSKKEEKDPVPKFTFTKRSHAKPLNPEKNTKPIKIRNNRKIIKNSRKPLGIPTPNSHIDNYFHEYNSQNNSENFNTRDFFTPPSLHNRYMEGVFSRRNRPRRNSYHYNLGEHGNNNNNNSVNNGRPASASANLGKVPFQSASSSANANSANSHGRRGSSVSSLNFPSGKYIPPHSRNTLHNNNNNNNNSPNNAGNSVHINGDSPKKGVTYHEQHRLTLDAEPDLDDVLFTLEESDVDNNFINEMSNLTVHEHTSLHRSRTPTQLDSLHGTPGANPASAGTATDVPELLKSPQSASTELHNQLKDLTFHVSDNARRHSASSNSAVSNNISTTEFKPKPGIYIPPHHRKAFNQGSCNNMGSSIYGVGPTLSINGENYNTGTYASKKNTLGTRRYSSSTINNNNNNSHSNNNSHIRSESSFNKIHKPYMPQNHAISTTAIQNADVFADHAVAFEDDHEIASINRRVFHVHSPQKIKSGRKSSIQDDLVGSLEQYKNNWLILQQHQD comes from the coding sequence ATGACGCTGGATTATGAGATCTACAAGGAAGGGGGGTTGTTGAAGGGGCGTTATCAGAAGTTGGAGGATATCAGCGAGGGCTCATATGGATATGTGTCTTTGGCCAAGGACAccaatttgaagaagttggtGGCTGTCAAGTACATATTCAaaagtgatgatgatgatgatgaaacaAGAAATACCAACGAAAAAGGGGATGGTTCCAACAACTCATCTTTAGAAAGACGGCAGATGCTGAAACGCCAGCGATCGCTAATTTCCGAGAGGGTCCGTTCTAGGCTGTCCAATCATGTTTGTTATGAAGCATTATACGAAGTTGATgtacaaaacaaaattggTAAACACAATAATATTACTGAGTTATTCGATTACTTTGATTCCTACATTATTATGGAGTACTGTTCTGGCGGCGACTTGTATGAAGCTATCAGAGGTGGCCTAGTTCCTAGGAAGACCAAACAGTTGACGCATTTACTAAATCAGATCATGGATGCTGTGGACTATGTTCATAGCAAAGGGATCTATCATCGGGATATTAAGCcggaaaatattttgattgcGGATTCCAACTGGACTATTAAGTTGACCGATTGGGGCTTAGCTACTACAGATCGTATGTCTACCAACCGGAATGTTGGGAGTGAGCGTTACATGGCTCCTGAGCTATTTGAGAGCAATCTGGATTATGATGAAAGAGATGATCCGTATGACTGTAGTAAAGTTGATATATGGTCGATTGGGGTTGTGTTGCTCAACATGGTTTTCCATAAGAACCCGTTCAGTGTTGCTAATCAGACAGACAAGTCTTTCTGCTATTTTGCGGCAAACAGAGAGGCATTGTTTGATGTGTTTCCAACTATGACCTATGACCTTTTCCAACTATTGAGACATTGTCTAACGATTGATCCGACAAACAGATATTTACAAGGTATGAGAGAGGAGTTATCAAGGTTGGGAGAATACACCTTGGATGATGAATACTATAACACCTTGTATGATGAGGGTGGAGTGGCTTCCGAAGAAGAGGACGCATACAGTGCTACTTCTAGATTCCACGAGGGTGATGCTACCAATGTCACGAATACCCCAATATCAGATGCTGACCTACCTTTGGCTCCAGTTACAGCGGGCTCTGTACCGGCAATAACAGTCGAACAAATCACTCCGGCTCAATCGAAAAAGGAGGAGAAAGATCCTGTTCCAAAGTTTACCTTTACAAAGAGATCCCATGCTAAACCTTTGAATCCGGAAAAGAACACTAAACCAATTAAAATCAGGAATAATCGCAAgatcatcaaaaacagtAGGAAACCTTTGGGGATTCCGACGCCAAACAGTCATATAGACAATTATTTCCATGAGTATAATAGCCAAAACAACagtgaaaattttaataCGAGGGATTTTTTCACTCCTCCTAGTCTCCACAACCGGTATATGGAGGGGGTATTCAGTAGAAGAAACCGTCCTCGCAGAAATAGTTATCATTATAACTTGGGTGAGCATggcaataataataataacaacagCGTAAACAATGGCCGACCAGCTTCTGCAAGTGCTAACCTTGGCAAGGTGCCGTTTCAAAGTGCGAGTTCATCCGCAAATGCCAACAGTGCGAATAGCCATGGCAGGCGCGGATCCTCTGTAAGTAGCCTGAATTTTCCTTCCGGAAAATATATCCCTCCACATTCGCGGAACACTCtccacaacaacaacaacaacaacaacaactcTCCAAATAATGCAGGCAATTCCGTTCATATTAATGGTGATTCACCCAAAAAAGGTGTCACATATCATGAACAGCATCGTCTAACATTGGATGCTGAACCCGATTTAGATGATGTCCTTTTCACGTTAGAAGAATCCGATGTGGACAACAACTTTATCAATGAGATGTCAAATTTAACGGTTCATGAACATACATCACTTCACAGATCTCGCACTCCAACGCAACTCGATTCACTGCACGGAACACCTGGGGCGAATCCAGCCAGTGCAGGAACTGCCACGGATGTACCCGAGTTGTTGAAGTCTCCGCAATCAGCTTCTACCGAATTGCATAACCAATTGAAGGACTTAACCTTCCACGTGTCTGATAATGCTCGCAGGCATAGTGCCTCAAGTAATAGCGCTGTTTCGAACAATATTTCTACCACTGAATTCAAGCCAAAGCCAGGGATTTACATTCCGCCTCACCATAGGAAGGCTTTCAACCAAGGATCATGTAACAATATGGGCAGTTCAATCTACGGAGTTGGTCCTACTCTCTCAATAAATGGTGAAAATTATAACACTGGCACGTAtgcttcaaagaaaaacacTTTAGGCACAAGAAGgtattcttcatcaacgattaacaacaataacaataacagTCACAGTAACAATAACAGTCATATCAGATCAGAATCATCCTTTAACAAGATTCATAAACCATATATGCCACAGAACCATGCTATTAGCACTACtgcaattcaaaatgcTGATGTATTTGCTGATCATGCTGTGGCGTTTGAAGACGACCATGAAATCGCCTCCATTAATCGAAGGGTTTTCCATGTTCATTCACCACAAAAGATCAAGAGCGGACGCAAGTCCTCTATCCAAGATGACTTGGTTGGTTCATTAGAGcaatataaaaacaattgGCTAATATTGCAGCAACATCAAGATTAA
- the IRC3 gene encoding double-stranded DNA-dependent ATPase (similar to Ashbya gossypii ADR302W) → MGVLNGDRRWLILMRFFVQRKAWYSGVCGAGKEDMVGKVVLGDKGAGVAGVKEPAVGLISGLRRYQQECIDQCIDCITLKGQRRIGVSLATGGGKTVIFANLLQQLRERQVRGGVVGSGMAGFRTLVLVHRRELAVQASQTIKRFFPGLNVQVEMGKLRADVVGADVVVASLQSLIRRLEEYPTDSVNLIIIDEAHHAVARSYIEVLRHFGADVVDSRVPVVGFSATFERADRKALSRVFDEIVFHKGILEMIDEEWLCDGKFTTVEIGADLTDVAVAGSDFQVGSLSRVMNTDWVNKVILQTYLHKKKLHNLKSTILFGVDIAHVTTLCELFQKHNIGAQYVTSKTRLTERDSLLEDFRQGRIEVLMNCGIFTEGTDIPNIDCILLCRPTKSRTLLVQMVGRGLRKHHTKDYCQVVDFVASSRAGVVSVPSLVGIDPEGMQFDEATLKDLELVKQELEKRRLEVEHRDALKLEEAREYARNIDARVEELVGSLSALDLTLTSYDNFRSYYETVAKGEEVSVNEMTNHQKELKLFKDSVYPWVKLGNASWGMDISQGHHIRIYKIKDLENPKESLYELKFFRKLPYREGRVVKYSPRTIIKSLDLVEVIGAVEGLINNLQLSLIASSPSSKAPKNFTKYSPWRQMAATSKQKKFVETLLEKQLDKDEQLKELLTKKNIKDFVSNISKGEASNIIFGSAQAPVYLTTAVLKSLARKICNKVTK, encoded by the coding sequence ATGGGGGTCTTGAATGGTGACCGACGATGGctgatattgatgaggTTTTTTGTGCAGCGGAAGGCGTGGTATTCGGGGGTATGTGGGGCTGGTAAGGAAGATATGGTAGGAAAGGTGGTGTTAGGCGACAAAGGAGCGGGGGTGGCAGGGGTAAAGGAACCGGCAGTGGGTTTGATATCTGGCCTACGGAGATATCAGCAGGAGTGCATTGATCAGTGCATCGATTGCATTACGCTGAAGGGTCAGCGACGGATAGGGGTATCTTTGGCGACGGGTGGTGGGAAGACAGTGATATTTGCTAATCTGTTGCAGCAGTTACGGGAGCGCCAGGTACGAGGAGGGGTGGTGGGGAGCGGTATGGCGGGATTTCGAACGTTGGTTTTGGTGCATCGAAGGGAGCTAGCGGTGCAGGCTTCGCAGACTATCAAGCGATTTTTTCCTGGGTTGAATGTACAGGTTGAGATGGGGAAATTGAGGGCGGATGTGGTTGGTGCCGATGTAGTTGTTGCATCTTTGCAGAGTCTGATACGACGGTTGGAGGAGTATCCTACGGATAGTGTTAATCTGATTATAATTGATGAGGCACATCATGCTGTGGCGAGGTCGTATATTGAGGTGCTGCGGCACTTTGGTGCGGACGTTGTGGATAGCCGGGTGCctgttgttggttttaGCGCGACGTTCGAGCGTGCGGATCGAAAGGCTTTGTCACGTGTGTTTGACGAGATAGTGTTTCATAAGGGCATACTCGAGATGATCGACGAGGAGTGGCTCTGTGATGGCAAGTTCACTACTGTAGAGATTGGCGCCGATCTAACGGATGTAGCGGTTGCCGGTTCGGATTTTCAGGTGGGTAGTTTGTCCAGAGTCATGAATACCGATTGGGTTAATAAGGTGATTTTGCAGACCTACTTGCACAAGAAAAAGCTCCACAACCTCAAGTCCACTATTCTTTTTGGTGTCGACATTGCCCATGTTACAACTCTGTGCGagttatttcaaaaacataATATCGGAGCGCAATACGTCACTTCTAAAACCAGACTTACCGAGAGGGACTCATTGCTTGAGGATTTTCGTCAAGGGCGCATCGAGGTGCTGATGAACTGTGGGATATTTACTGAGGGGACcgatattccaaatatagACTGTATATTGTTGTGCAGGCCCACTAAATCGCGGACTTTGCTTGTGCAGATGGTTGGCCGCGGCCTAAGAAAGCACCATACGAAAGATTACTGTCAGGTAGTGGATTTTGTTGCCTCATCGAGGGCCGGTGTCGTTTCGGTGCCTTCACTTGTGGGCATCGATCCTGAAGGCATGCAGTTTGACGAAGCTACGTTGAAAGATTTAGAGCTTGTGAAGCAAGAGTTAGAGAAACGAAGGCTGGAAGTCGAACATCGGGATGCATTGAAACTCGAAGAGGCCAGGGAATATGCAAGAAATATTGATGCACGGGTTGAGGAACTGGTAGGTTCCTTGAGCGCACTGGACCTCACGCTAACGTCCTACGACAACTTTAGGTCTTATTACGAGACAGTAGCAAAAGGTGAAGAGGTTAGCGTTAACGAAATGACTAACCATCAAAAGGAACTCAAGCTTTTCAAGGACTCGGTATATCCGTGGGTAAAGCTAGGCAACGCGTCATGGGGCATGGATATAAGTCAAGGGCATCACATTAGAATttacaaaataaaagatcTAGAGAACCCCAAGGAGTCCCTTTATGAACTCAAGTTTTTTAGGAAACTGCCATACCGAGAAGGTAGGGTTGTCAAGTACAGTCCCAgaacaataataaaaagcCTGGATCTAGTAGAAGTCATTGGTGCAGTAGAGGGTTTGATAAACAACCTGCAACTATCGCTGATAGCATCCTCTCCATCATCTAAAGCACCCAAGAATTTTACAAAGTACTCTCCATGGAGACAGATGGCTGCCACTTCCAAGCAGaaaaaatttgttgaaacGTTATTAGAGAAGCAACTAGATAAAGATGAACAGCTGAAAGAACTTTTGactaaaaagaatatcaaaGACTTCGTTTCTAACATCAGCAAAGGTGAGGCGTCGAATATCATATTTGGGAGTGCACAAGCTCCAGTATATTTAACTACCGCCGTTTTAAAATCATTGGCACGGAAAATATGTAATAAAGTAACTAAGTAA
- the SAM35 gene encoding SAM complex subunit SAM35 (similar to Ashbya gossypii ADR303W) gives MEVPAPIKQLFDQFPLVSYGPVAKNDNSLKNELQQRTYPFEGNNAIKSSPNDVLKLCVYNVITHEETKSILASDPWCLFIQLAICQKNSVRLCKAAPNNDLLIPNSSVQQNDSSYPLKHCMLVVSHHAATSSHLPMLIEGYQKRYIRQTHAISEIMDSKIADNPIEIMYMTLLDTVISDAYVSQLLFETPDHTLLRLYARNPPTSISLLQSSQLHNLKTLLRTRNNFHLRHIALANYIKPHHHLSPPSNHSNKDPLLHHLLQKSETVLLQFQELVQHHNLFSESDPLISKNSDSHHIRPAYLDLKLASYILAIQQLSGSSLQLFIAKNCKQLIRHSTRVLSLYT, from the coding sequence ATGGAGGTGCCAGCTCCCATCAAACAACTATTTGACCAATTCCCCCTAGTTTCCTATGGCCCAGTAGCTAAAAATGATAACtcattgaaaaatgaaCTACAACAGAGAACCTATCCATTCGAAGGTAACAACGCCATCAAATCCAGCCCGAACGATGTTTTGAAACTCTGTGTTTATAATGTCATAACGCATGAAGAAACTAAAAGCATCCTGGCATCGGATCCCTGGTGCCTGTTTATACAACTTGCAATTTGCCAGAAGAACTCTGTACGCCTTTGCAAAGCAGCCCCCAATAATGACCTACTAATACCGAACAGTTCTGTGCAACAAAACGACAGTTCATATCCGCTGAAGCACTGCATGCTAGTGGTTTCCCATCATGCCGCGACCAGTTCCCACCTCCCAATGCTGATAGAGGGATACCAGAAGCGGTACATCAGGCAAACACATGCCATTAGCGAAATCATGGACTCCAAAATCGCCGACAACCCCATCGAAATCATGTATATGACTCTTTTAGACACCGTAATCAGCGATGCCTACGTCTCCCAACTGCTATTCGAAACCCCGGACCATACACTCCTACGCCTGTACGCTCGCAACCCACCTACTTCAATATCCCTACTACAATCATCCCAGCTACACAATCTGAAGACTTTGCTCCGCACCAGAAACAACTTCCACCTACGCCATATTGCCTTGGCCAACTATATAAAACCTCACCACCACCTCTCCCCCCCCTCCAACCATTCCAACAAAGACCCCCTCCTCCACCACCTACTACAAAAGTCAGAAACCGTGTTGCTACAGTTCCAGGAACTTGTGCAACACCACAACCTTTTTAGCGAATCCGACCCTCTCATCTCCAAAAACTCGGACTCACATCACATCCGTCCCGCATATCTCGACCTAAAGCTAGCAAGCTACATTCTTGCCATACAACAACTAAGCGGCTCGTCTTTACAGCTCTTCATCGCCAAGAATTGCAAGCAGCTAATAAGGCACTCCACAAGAGTACTCTCTCTTTACACGTAG